In the Dolichospermum flos-aquae CCAP 1403/13F genome, AAAACAGATTAAGGGGTATGAGTTAGTTTTGCAGCGTGAACCAAATAATCAAACTGCACTTGAGAAGTTGTCTATGATTCGATTGCGAATGGGGGATAATAAAAGTGCGATCGCTTTGATGGAAAGGTTGGTAAAATTACATCCAGATAGACAGGATTATCAAACTGTTTTAGCGAATACAAAGAAGACAATAGGAAAATAAAAATCATATCAGAATTGTTTATAATATAGTTTGATCGATATAAAACTATATCCCATCTTAGCTAACACCAAACATATTCTTCCAAAATGGAAAATTATGGACACCCTGAAACTTGCTCCTTCAACACAGTTACCAGATCATACTCAATTACCCTGTGAAGATGGAAATTTCGTGAAAAATTTTCAAGAACATCCTCAAAGTATTCTGTTAACAGAATCTATCTGGTCAAAATTACAAGCAATTCATCCAGATAAGCAATTTTGCATAGGACAAGATAGCGGTATTTATTGGCGGATTACAGAACCACCAGAACGAGGTGCAGAAGCGCCAGATTGGTTTTATGTTCCTGATGTGCCACCGGCTCTAAATGGTCAAATGCGCCGTTCTTATGTGATGTGGCAAGAATTAGTTGCTCCCCTAATTGTCATTGAATTTGTATCAGGTAATGGTAGAGAAGAAAGGGACGAAACTCCATATCAAGGAAAATTTTGGGTTTATGAAAAAGCGATTAGAGTACCTTTTTACGGTATTTATGAAGAAAAGAAATCATCATTAGAATTATATCATTTAATCGAAGGACAATATCACCTGATGCCACCTAATGCAAGGGGTCATTATGTGATTGAAAAAATGGGTGTTGAATTAGGAATTTGGCAAGGAACATATAAAAATGTCGAGTTACCTTGGTTAAGGTGGTGGGATTTAGCAGGAAATTTCTTATTAACAGGAGAAGAACAAGCTGAACAAGAAAAACAACGGGCGGAACAGGAAAAACAACGGGCAGAACAGGAAAAACAACGGGCTGATAAATTAGCAGCGAAATTGCGAGAATTAGGCGTTGAATTTGATGATTGAGTAATCTTGATATGATGTAAAACCTCTATCCCGCAAGGAACTCAAGTTCCTTGCTAATAGCGAAAGTCATCTAAAGATGACTAAATATTAGGAAAGTTTATTAGTCCGTTTTAACGGACTTGAACTATGAGACTGGGAATTAATTCCCAGGCGGGTTATGGGTTTTACGTTAAGTTGACACCAATGAGCATTGTTGAACCCAGGTTGTTAAAAATATGGAGATATGTTTATACAGCACTTCCCGGTGTTATGAGGTACATATCTAGCGGGCAAGATGCCCGCACTACAAGAGTTTCATGATTCAACTTTGTACCTCATAAGAATAATTGTATCATAAAATATGAATAAATTATAGCAGGAGTCAAGGGATTGATACTGACATTTTCATGTCAATTGTAAAGATCTGTGAAAATTAACATTAGTATATCCAGAAAGTGATAGATTTTTGGAAATTGTGGGTACTCTCTATATATAGGTAGGGGTAATTGAGGGGGTTAAGGAGTGAAGTAAGCGATCGCCGTTATGGAGAAACTGGTAAAATTAAATAAGTAGGATTTAAGACTATGTTACCGAATGTAAAGGAAACAATCACAGAAAAAGCAAATTAATAAAAAAGTATTGACATTATGAATAATGCTAACTTGTTGGTAAATGTGGATTTAGGATGTGGAACTCATAAAGCTGAAGGTTTTATAGGTGTAGATTTAGTTCCTGCTGATGGTGTAGATGTTATTGCTAATTTGAATGGTCATTTTCCATTTCCAGATAATAGTGTTGATTTTATCAAAGCACATGATATTATTGGGCATCTGCCTGATAGAATCCACACAATGAATGAAATCTGGAGAATATTAAAGCCAGATGGAATAGTTGACATTAGCGTACCATCAACTGATGGCAGAGGGGCATTTCAAGATCCTACCCATGTCAGTTTTTGGAATATTAATTCCTTTATGTATTATTGCCAAGAATTTCCTCCTTATTTAG is a window encoding:
- a CDS encoding tetratricopeptide repeat protein produces the protein MATSGDDYLVQRGKQIERKKRIVTYIGMVSFGGSMLFGGVNTIKQAWEKPKQAVVQSAETELQKQIKGYELVLQREPNNQTALEKLSMIRLRMGDNKSAIALMERLVKLHPDRQDYQTVLANTKKTIGK
- a CDS encoding Uma2 family endonuclease codes for the protein MDTLKLAPSTQLPDHTQLPCEDGNFVKNFQEHPQSILLTESIWSKLQAIHPDKQFCIGQDSGIYWRITEPPERGAEAPDWFYVPDVPPALNGQMRRSYVMWQELVAPLIVIEFVSGNGREERDETPYQGKFWVYEKAIRVPFYGIYEEKKSSLELYHLIEGQYHLMPPNARGHYVIEKMGVELGIWQGTYKNVELPWLRWWDLAGNFLLTGEEQAEQEKQRAEQEKQRAEQEKQRADKLAAKLRELGVEFDD